The following nucleotide sequence is from Pandoraea thiooxydans.
ATTCGCGAACGTATTCTTGCCGCACGTGGACGAGCACGTGTACGCACGGTGGATGACGACGCGTCTAGCATATGCCATGTCGGATATCGATGTGGGTGAAATCGGAGAGGCTGTCGATTATCTGGGTGGGCTGTATGGAGGACGGTATGGGCGGCCTGTCCGGGTAGTCCCGGGCGATGGTGGGGACCTGCCGCCCGGAGACGAGCCGCCGGACCGGCACGAGACCAGCCGAGAGCATCCGCCCGTCTCGGGTCTGCTGGCCGAAGATATCCAGGAACAACTCGAGCGTATAACGGCCCGGCAAGGATTTCCGGCAAAGCGTTCGTTGACCTTCAGTTTTCTCGACTGGGTTTTGCGGTTTTACTCATGGGAGTGGACCTGTCCGGATGAGATTACGCAGATCTGGAAATTGCCAGTCCTGCAACAGCTTGCCGACTCATTACGAGCGCTGGTGCGCAATGGCTTCCAGGACGACACGACGGCGCTGATTGCTGACGTGGTCGACGCGCTCAAGGCCAAAGTCTCGGCTGACGACGCGACCAGCGCGATCAAGCACGTTCGCACGGGCCGCGTATCAAAGCAAAAGGCAATGACCATCAAGACCCTGTTGGGCAAACTGTATGAGGCCTCGCCGACCCTGGAGAACTATAACGACGCTTCGCTATGCGTTTATGCGGGGCCTTCGCCTCGCGGAGTCAACGTCCCCCACACGGGGTTCGTGCGACGTATAGAAACCAAGGGGCAACGCGTGAATCTACATCCGGACCGCGCTGCTGTATCCCTGCGGGCAGTCGGCTGGATGCATACGGGTGATGCTCATCTCGACGCACCCCGACTAGGGCAGTTCGCTGAGCACTACCGGATTGAGTTGCCGTTGACTTCGGTGCTTGTATTGCCTCATCACGGGTCGCGGAGGAGCTACGGCCCGAATCTGACAGAGTTCGATGCGCTGGCCGCCGAAATGCCTAAGCGGCCTCTCTTCGTCGCTGCCGCGCAGCCTGACCATCAGCGGTATGGTCATCCGCACAGTGCTGTGGTCGCGCGATGCCTAGATCATGGTGTGCTTCGCATTGTGGACGATCGCCCGGGCTCGCTGCTGGAGGATTCGGTCTGTGTCCGAGGTTTTCATTATTGGTTCGTCTGATCCCGCTCGATGTGAGATGAGCCGGATTGCAGGTCGCATCGATCCAGCCAGCGATCCGTTTCATAGATACAAGTTACGCCTGTGCGATGCAGAGATGTGACCACGAAGAGTTGGGCGGTGATCGCCAGCTGTCTCATTGGCACAAAATTAACGCAAAGTCTAGTGGTTTCCACCAAGTAGTGAAATTTTACTATCCATGTCTCAATTATGCGAACGCGAGACATTAAACAAAGACCATGAGCAATTTCTTAAGCGGGGTTCAATGAAGCTCTCAGAAATACTGGCCAACAACCGGCCGACAGCAAAATCCGTTCGAACGCGATTCCGCGCATATAAACTAGGGACGGCAGGATCCCTGTGCTCCTACTTCGCCGGTGGCCACTTTACGCTCATTGAGGCGATGGATAGCTCGGTGAGTCGGAGTAGTTTGCAGGAGGAGTTGAGGATTTGCGGAAAAAGCCACATTGATACGCTGCATATCACCAGCTGGGACAATGACCATTGCGAGACGAATGCCCTGGAGTGGATCCTGAAGACGCTCCAGCCCGAGCGAATTGAGACGCCCGGATACGTACACGACACGCAATGTGCCAGGGATTGCCTGGACTTGATAGGCAAGTACAGGACTGCGCGGGCTAATTCGGGAAAAGCGGCAAAGGTTGTTTCCGTAACGCCAGACTACATATCGAGTCTCGAACCATCTGTGGTTCTTGGGTATCGCAATATTTTTTACCATCCAAAAACCATCTACGAAAAATCGAACAATAATTCAAGCGTGAAGTTTTTTAGAACTGGTTCATTTAACGTCCTGAGTACCGGTGACATCGAGCATCATGACATCGGAGCCTATCTCCGACGTTGCAACAAGTTGCGCCGTGAGATTGACGTGCTTTTACTTCCCCATCACGGTGGTCCGGTGGACTTGATGACTGCGAAATTTCTCGAGGAACTGAAACCGAGCCTGGCGGTATGCACGTCCAATACGGCAAACCAGCATGATCACCCAGATCAGTCGATCAGGGACCTGCTGAGCGATCAGCGGATCCCGTTGATGACCACGAAGCGCGGAGACGTGATCATCGAGTCGACCGGCAGCCACATCAGCAAATATAGGGCAACCGACCTGCTTTCCGATGGAAAGAGTTCTCAGGAAGATCTCTGCTTTACGGCGCGCAAGTTCGATCTTCTGTCGAAAAACGGCGACACGATCCGGGACCGACTCGATCACCAGAACACTGGCCCCCGCCGTCGCTAGTTGATAAGGCCGCGTGACTAGTGGGGGCTGTTAAAGGACGTCAATCCAGCGGCCACTCTCTCATCGGGAGTACACCGGGCAACGCGCCGGGGCCCAGCACATAACGACGCATGGCTGCGTCAGTTAGCGCGTAACCCCAGTTTATGAGGTGGCCCCGCTCCCGGGGCGTGAAGCGATTCAGTCGTGTGCGAACGTTTTGCAGTGAAGCGGTTATCTTATTGTCGGCGGCAATAGCATCCGGCAACTCAAAGTCACCGATTCTAGTCTTCATTCGCCAGTACGCCCCTTTCTTGCGAGAGACTGCATTCGGCCCGCTGGAATCGGGGTTGACGCTCAGGTCGTCCATCAACCTCCGTCGACGCAGGGCTCGCGTCTGCTCGGTTACGATGTCCATCGCGCGCAGCGTCTGACTAAACCAGTTGCGTGGGGGATTCGAGACCGGAGACAGCGGCGCTCCAGCGTCGCATGCCAATACGGTGGAGCATCGCTCCAGGGCCTGAAGTCCAATATTGTCGTAGACCCCACCGTCGGTCAGCACCATGCGCCGACGAAAATCTTCGCGTTCGTACAGGTCGGCACCCTTGGTCCTTACCCATTTCGTCGGATCGAGATCGAGTGTCGACGGAGATAAGAAGGGCGGAAACGCGCTGGATACGGCGACAACTTTTGCGACAGATAGATCGGGATTCGGAATCTCGCCGATCCGGTAGTCCCCCAGACGCTTGCGTTCGATTCGTACACTCACGCCAGTCTGCAAGCTGGTGGCGTAAAACAGAAACCGCGGGATCATACCCGGTACGGGTTCAGGTATGTCCCTCTGCAGGGTAGCGCCCGAAAACAGGTGTCTGTCGTAGGCGCGGGCAACTACGTCGGACACCGTGTGACAGGGCGAGAGAAGACCTTGGCAAATGGCCGGGGAATCAATCGTCCTGTCCGCAAACTCGATGAGCGGTCGCGCGATGACTGTCTCGAAATTGGTCGCCACACTGTTCGTCCATGCCAGCTGTTTCCAACGTGTGGCTAGGACTGCGTTGGTGATGGACCCACCCGAAACGCTCGTGATCATGTCAATTCTTGGCAGCCATCCCAAATCATTTAGCCGCCACAGACTGCCCAGATCGAAG
It contains:
- a CDS encoding ComEC/Rec2 family competence protein, with amino-acid sequence MKLSEILANNRPTAKSVRTRFRAYKLGTAGSLCSYFAGGHFTLIEAMDSSVSRSSLQEELRICGKSHIDTLHITSWDNDHCETNALEWILKTLQPERIETPGYVHDTQCARDCLDLIGKYRTARANSGKAAKVVSVTPDYISSLEPSVVLGYRNIFYHPKTIYEKSNNNSSVKFFRTGSFNVLSTGDIEHHDIGAYLRRCNKLRREIDVLLLPHHGGPVDLMTAKFLEELKPSLAVCTSNTANQHDHPDQSIRDLLSDQRIPLMTTKRGDVIIESTGSHISKYRATDLLSDGKSSQEDLCFTARKFDLLSKNGDTIRDRLDHQNTGPRRR
- a CDS encoding patatin-like phospholipase family protein, which translates into the protein MPGKVDIGLALAGGGFRAMLFDLGSLWRLNDLGWLPRIDMITSVSGGSITNAVLATRWKQLAWTNSVATNFETVIARPLIEFADRTIDSPAICQGLLSPCHTVSDVVARAYDRHLFSGATLQRDIPEPVPGMIPRFLFYATSLQTGVSVRIERKRLGDYRIGEIPNPDLSVAKVVAVSSAFPPFLSPSTLDLDPTKWVRTKGADLYEREDFRRRMVLTDGGVYDNIGLQALERCSTVLACDAGAPLSPVSNPPRNWFSQTLRAMDIVTEQTRALRRRRLMDDLSVNPDSSGPNAVSRKKGAYWRMKTRIGDFELPDAIAADNKITASLQNVRTRLNRFTPRERGHLINWGYALTDAAMRRYVLGPGALPGVLPMREWPLD
- a CDS encoding MBL fold metallo-hydrolase; this translates as MTIHIGSQRFSVVVDCGGGKEEHRKVYVDAFATGNKKHDVLAISHLDWDHIGGIGSLARSGVQFANVFLPHVDEHVYARWMTTRLAYAMSDIDVGEIGEAVDYLGGLYGGRYGRPVRVVPGDGGDLPPGDEPPDRHETSREHPPVSGLLAEDIQEQLERITARQGFPAKRSLTFSFLDWVLRFYSWEWTCPDEITQIWKLPVLQQLADSLRALVRNGFQDDTTALIADVVDALKAKVSADDATSAIKHVRTGRVSKQKAMTIKTLLGKLYEASPTLENYNDASLCVYAGPSPRGVNVPHTGFVRRIETKGQRVNLHPDRAAVSLRAVGWMHTGDAHLDAPRLGQFAEHYRIELPLTSVLVLPHHGSRRSYGPNLTEFDALAAEMPKRPLFVAAAQPDHQRYGHPHSAVVARCLDHGVLRIVDDRPGSLLEDSVCVRGFHYWFV